From the genome of Cedecea lapagei, one region includes:
- the kdpE gene encoding two-component system response regulator KdpE encodes MTTVLIIEDEKEIRRFLRTALEDEALRVFDAETLQRGLIEAATRKPDLVILDLGLPDGDGIDFIRDFRQWSQTPIIVLSARSDEQAKIAALDAGADDFLSKPFGIGELQARLRVALRRHASIVQPDPVYQFSEITVDLSSRRITRGEEEIHLTPIEFRLLATLLNNHGKVLTQRQLLNQVWGPNAVEHSHYLRIYMGHLRQKLESDPARPRHLLTETGIGYRFML; translated from the coding sequence GTGACAACGGTTCTGATAATTGAGGATGAAAAAGAGATCCGCCGCTTCCTGCGCACCGCGCTGGAAGATGAAGCGCTACGCGTATTTGATGCCGAAACGCTGCAGCGCGGCCTGATTGAAGCCGCCACCCGCAAGCCGGATCTGGTGATCCTGGATCTTGGCCTGCCGGACGGGGACGGCATCGATTTTATTCGTGACTTCCGCCAGTGGAGCCAGACGCCGATCATCGTGCTTTCTGCGCGAAGTGACGAGCAGGCTAAGATTGCCGCCCTGGATGCCGGGGCGGACGATTTCCTCAGCAAGCCGTTTGGCATTGGCGAACTGCAGGCCAGGCTACGGGTTGCCCTGCGCCGCCACGCCAGCATTGTTCAGCCCGATCCGGTTTACCAGTTTTCAGAAATCACGGTCGATCTCTCCTCGCGCCGCATTACCCGCGGCGAAGAGGAGATTCACCTCACGCCCATCGAATTTCGCCTGCTGGCAACCCTGCTGAATAACCACGGCAAAGTCCTTACCCAGCGCCAGCTGCTTAACCAGGTTTGGGGCCCCAATGCCGTGGAACACAGCCACTATCTGCGCATCTATATGGGCCACCTTCGCCAGAAGCTGGAAAGCGACCCTGCCCGCCCCCGCCATCTGCTTACCGAAACCGGGATCGGCTACCGTTTTATGCTGTGA
- the kdpD gene encoding two-component system sensor histidine kinase KdpD translates to MTEEPLRPNPDKLLEKVSRQPRGKLKIFFGACAGVGKTYAMLQEAQRLRAQGLDVLVGVVETHGRQETAELLKGLTIQPPRRIHHRGRLVQEFDLDAALARNPALILMDELAHSNAPGSRHPKRWQDVEELLEAGIDVLTSVNVQHLESLNDVVGGVTGIQVRETVPDPIFDAADEVVLVDLPPDDLRQRLHEGKVYISGQAERAIEHFFRKGNLIALRELALRRTADRVDDQMRAWRDNQGQEKVWHTRDAILLCIGHSNGNEKLVRTAARLAAKLGSVWHAVYVETPQLHRLPEHQRRTILSALRLAQELGAETATLADPNEEKAVLRYAREHNLGKIIIGRHTTRRWWHRTSFADRLARRAPDLDLVIVALDEKPLPSPARAPDTRTLSEKWRIQLRGCAVAVVLCAFITFIANQWLVAFDAANLVMIYLLGVVIVALFYGRWPSVLATVVNVISFDLFFIAPRGTLAVSDVQYLLTFGVMLTVGLVIGNLTAGVRYQARIARYREQRTRHLYEMSKALADDRTPQDVAATSVQFINNTFQARSLLLLPDEHGKLSRIAAEGEPAQWDEAIARWSFDKGQPAGAGTDTLPGVPYRILPLSTTERTLGLLVVEPENLRQLMIPEQQRLLETFTLLVATALDRLLLTASEEQARLSSEREQIRNSLLAALSHDLRTPLTVLFGQAEILTLDLASEGSKHAPQANEIRQHVLNTTRLVNNLLDMARIQSGGFNLRKEWLTLEEVIGSALKMLEPGLGGRHISLNLPNPLMLIDVDGPLFERVLINLLENAVKYAGYKAEIGIKASSTADKLDLEVWDSGPGVPAGKELLIFDKFARGNKESAIPGVGLGLAICRAIVEVHGGTIYALNRPEGGASFHVVLPLSPPPELPEMIEAL, encoded by the coding sequence ATGACCGAGGAGCCGCTGCGCCCCAACCCCGATAAGCTGCTGGAGAAAGTCAGCCGCCAGCCGCGTGGGAAACTGAAAATCTTCTTCGGCGCCTGTGCGGGCGTCGGGAAAACCTACGCAATGCTTCAGGAGGCGCAGCGCCTGCGAGCGCAGGGCCTCGATGTGCTGGTGGGCGTGGTGGAAACCCACGGCCGCCAGGAAACCGCCGAACTTTTGAAGGGGCTGACGATTCAGCCCCCTCGTCGTATTCATCACCGGGGGCGTCTGGTTCAGGAGTTTGACCTGGACGCCGCCCTCGCCCGCAACCCCGCACTGATTCTGATGGACGAACTGGCGCACAGCAACGCGCCGGGATCTCGCCACCCTAAACGCTGGCAGGACGTTGAAGAGCTGCTCGAAGCCGGCATTGACGTTCTGACCTCCGTCAACGTACAGCATCTCGAAAGCCTGAATGACGTGGTGGGCGGCGTGACGGGCATTCAGGTACGTGAAACCGTCCCGGACCCTATTTTTGACGCGGCCGACGAAGTTGTGCTGGTTGACCTGCCGCCGGACGATCTGCGCCAGCGCCTGCACGAAGGTAAAGTTTATATCTCCGGCCAGGCGGAGCGTGCCATTGAGCATTTCTTCCGTAAAGGTAACCTTATCGCCCTGCGCGAACTGGCGTTGCGGCGCACCGCAGACCGCGTTGACGATCAAATGCGCGCCTGGCGGGACAATCAGGGACAGGAAAAAGTCTGGCACACTCGCGACGCTATCCTGCTCTGCATTGGCCACAGCAACGGCAATGAAAAGCTGGTGCGCACTGCCGCCCGGCTTGCAGCCAAGCTCGGCAGCGTCTGGCACGCCGTCTACGTGGAGACGCCACAGCTTCACCGCCTGCCGGAACATCAGCGCCGCACTATTCTCAGCGCTTTGCGGCTGGCTCAGGAGCTGGGCGCGGAAACCGCCACGCTTGCCGACCCTAACGAAGAGAAAGCGGTGCTGCGTTACGCCCGCGAACATAACCTCGGCAAAATCATTATTGGCCGCCACACGACGCGCCGCTGGTGGCACCGCACCTCCTTTGCCGACCGTTTAGCCAGGCGCGCTCCGGATCTCGATCTGGTTATTGTTGCGCTGGATGAAAAACCCCTCCCCTCCCCGGCAAGAGCGCCGGACACCAGGACATTGAGCGAGAAGTGGCGCATCCAGCTGCGCGGCTGTGCCGTGGCGGTGGTGCTCTGCGCGTTTATCACCTTCATTGCCAACCAGTGGCTGGTGGCCTTCGATGCCGCCAACCTGGTGATGATCTACCTGCTTGGCGTGGTGATCGTTGCGCTGTTCTATGGCCGCTGGCCTTCGGTACTGGCGACGGTAGTCAACGTCATCAGCTTCGATCTGTTCTTTATTGCTCCGCGCGGCACGCTAGCCGTCTCGGATGTACAGTACCTGCTGACCTTTGGCGTGATGCTGACCGTGGGGCTGGTGATCGGTAATCTGACCGCTGGCGTACGCTACCAGGCGCGTATCGCCCGCTACCGCGAGCAACGCACCCGTCACCTTTATGAGATGTCTAAAGCGCTGGCCGATGACAGAACGCCCCAGGACGTCGCGGCCACCAGCGTGCAGTTTATCAATAACACTTTCCAGGCCCGCAGCCTGCTGCTGCTGCCGGACGAACACGGGAAGCTCAGCCGCATCGCGGCCGAAGGTGAACCGGCGCAGTGGGATGAAGCGATTGCCCGCTGGAGCTTTGATAAAGGACAGCCTGCCGGGGCAGGAACCGACACTCTACCCGGCGTGCCCTATCGTATTCTGCCGCTCAGCACTACCGAAAGAACGCTGGGCCTGCTGGTCGTCGAGCCGGAAAACCTGCGTCAGCTGATGATCCCCGAGCAGCAGCGCCTGCTGGAGACATTTACTCTGCTGGTGGCGACCGCGCTGGACAGGCTGCTGCTCACGGCAAGCGAAGAACAGGCCAGACTTTCCAGCGAGCGCGAGCAAATCCGCAACTCGCTGCTGGCGGCGCTTTCCCACGATCTGCGCACGCCGTTAACCGTCCTCTTCGGCCAGGCTGAAATTTTGACCCTGGATCTCGCCAGCGAAGGCTCAAAACATGCCCCGCAGGCCAACGAAATCCGCCAGCACGTGCTGAACACCACCCGGCTGGTGAATAATCTGCTGGATATGGCCCGCATTCAGTCAGGCGGTTTCAATCTCCGCAAAGAGTGGCTGACGCTGGAGGAAGTGATCGGCAGCGCCCTTAAGATGCTTGAGCCAGGCCTCGGCGGACGCCATATTTCCCTCAACCTGCCCAACCCGCTGATGCTAATTGACGTTGATGGTCCGCTGTTTGAGCGCGTGCTGATCAACCTGCTGGAGAATGCGGTCAAATATGCCGGATATAAGGCTGAGATAGGCATCAAGGCCAGCTCAACGGCAGACAAGCTCGATCTGGAGGTCTGGGACAGCGGCCCCGGCGTTCCGGCTGGTAAAGAGCTGCTAATTTTTGATAAATTTGCCCGAGGTAATAAAGAGTCAGCCATTCCAGGCGTTGGGCTTGGGCTGGCAATCTGTCGGGCGATTGTTGAAGTTCACGGCGGCACAATTTATGCGCTTAACCGCCCGGAAGGCGGTGCCAGCTTCCACGTTGTGTTACCTTTATCGCCTCCCCCCGAACTCCCTGAAATGATTGAGGCGCTGTGA
- a CDS encoding EamA family transporter, producing MSAWLVYALLSAATAALVAIFGKVGLQHLDANTATAVRAVVMALFLVGVVVVQGKLNLVSTVFADKKALLFILLSGVAGALSWLFYFMAIKSGDVSKVAPIDKLSVVFAVILAVILFGEKVSLIAGIGVALITCGALMVALG from the coding sequence ATGAGCGCATGGTTAGTGTATGCCCTGTTGTCTGCCGCTACGGCAGCGCTGGTCGCTATTTTTGGTAAGGTGGGTTTGCAGCATCTGGATGCCAATACCGCAACGGCCGTTCGCGCCGTGGTAATGGCGCTGTTTTTAGTTGGGGTGGTTGTGGTTCAGGGAAAACTGAACCTTGTGAGTACGGTGTTTGCCGACAAAAAAGCGCTGCTGTTTATTCTGCTGAGCGGCGTTGCAGGTGCCCTTTCGTGGCTGTTTTATTTTATGGCGATCAAAAGCGGTGACGTCTCGAAGGTCGCCCCGATTGATAAGCTAAGCGTGGTATTTGCCGTGATTCTGGCGGTGATTCTGTTTGGCGAGAAGGTGTCGCTGATTGCCGGGATAGGCGTGGCGCTGATTACCTGCGGCGCACTGATGGTGGCTTTGGGCTAA